A genomic window from Flavobacterium azooxidireducens includes:
- the rplC gene encoding 50S ribosomal protein L3, with the protein MSGLIGKKIGMTSIFDENGKNIPCTVIEAGPCVVTQVRTKAVDGYEAFQLGFDDKTEKHATKAAVGHFKKAGTSAKKKVVEFQDFETEYKLGDLVTVDQFSEGEFVDVQGVSKGKGFQGVVKRHGFGGVGQATHGQHNRLRAPGSVGASSYPSRVFKGMRMAGRMGGDNVTIQNLRVLKVVADKNLLLVKGCVPGHKNSYVIIQK; encoded by the coding sequence ATGTCTGGGTTAATTGGAAAAAAAATCGGCATGACTAGCATTTTCGACGAGAACGGGAAAAATATTCCTTGCACCGTGATTGAAGCAGGTCCATGTGTCGTTACCCAAGTCAGAACCAAAGCGGTTGACGGGTATGAAGCGTTTCAGCTTGGTTTCGATGACAAAACAGAAAAACACGCAACTAAAGCGGCCGTAGGTCACTTTAAAAAAGCGGGAACTTCTGCTAAGAAAAAAGTCGTTGAATTCCAAGATTTTGAAACAGAGTATAAATTAGGTGATTTAGTCACTGTAGATCAATTCAGCGAAGGAGAATTCGTTGATGTACAAGGAGTATCTAAAGGTAAAGGTTTCCAAGGAGTTGTAAAACGTCACGGTTTTGGTGGTGTTGGACAAGCTACTCACGGACAACATAACCGATTAAGAGCACCAGGTTCTGTAGGAGCTTCTTCTTATCCATCTAGAGTATTCAAAGGAATGCGTATGGCAGGAAGAATGGGAGGAGACAATGTAACAATTCAAAACCTTAGAGTTTTAAAAGTAGTAGCAGACAAAAATTTGTTATTAGTTAAAGGATGCGTTCCTGGACACAAAAACTCTTATGTAATCATTCAGAAGTAA
- a CDS encoding BamA/TamA family outer membrane protein yields MVLKRLLFIVLFVLVFCFGKAQNVYLTIEGSTTEETKKIDSIGYAKQFVNAKGVLDETKLLSKKLFELGYLESENLSNKKANDSTFLFKYRLGKRTSHLHIYIGKEMLAFLNDDFEVDNGELKLPIENVEPFMSGILKRLEATGFSLAQLKLENFRTQENSLYADLMIKPNKQRALNDIVVEGFEKFPESHRINLKKMYAKQTFNQSNLEKLYKTVEGFRFVRQTKYPEILFTQDSTKVYVYLEKAKANRFDGFVGFNNDEGGKINFNGYVDLLLHNLLNSGEQFSLFWKSDGNEQTTFNAGLQIPYLFKSSLGLKTELQIFKQDSTFQNTRTSIDLGYLFTYNTRVYLGYQSTESSDIQNTNSSFISDFKNSFVTGQFEYTDFKTDDFLFPEKTALHLKVGLGSRDSKTDSQSQLFGQLELRHNVYLNAKNIVHLKSQSYYLKSDSFIVNELHRFGGINSIRGFNENSLQGNLFSSILTEYRYVLSSGMYVHSIIDYGYYQDQTTDFSDSLLGLGFGFGLLTKNGLFNLVYANGSVGNQEIKLSNSIVHISFRTNF; encoded by the coding sequence ATGGTTTTGAAAAGGCTTTTATTTATCGTGTTGTTTGTATTGGTTTTCTGTTTTGGAAAGGCTCAAAATGTCTATTTAACCATCGAAGGTTCGACTACTGAAGAAACAAAAAAAATTGATTCGATTGGTTATGCCAAACAATTTGTGAATGCAAAAGGTGTGTTGGATGAAACGAAACTGTTAAGCAAAAAACTTTTTGAATTAGGTTATTTGGAAAGCGAAAACCTGAGTAATAAAAAAGCAAACGATTCTACTTTTCTTTTTAAATATAGGTTGGGAAAAAGAACTTCTCACCTACATATATATATAGGTAAAGAAATGTTGGCTTTTTTAAATGATGATTTTGAGGTGGATAATGGAGAATTAAAGCTTCCGATTGAAAATGTGGAACCTTTTATGTCCGGTATTTTAAAACGTTTGGAAGCGACCGGTTTTTCATTAGCTCAGTTGAAATTAGAAAATTTTAGAACGCAAGAAAATAGTCTGTATGCTGATTTAATGATAAAACCAAACAAACAAAGAGCTCTAAACGACATTGTTGTTGAAGGTTTTGAGAAGTTTCCGGAAAGTCATCGGATCAATTTAAAAAAAATGTATGCCAAACAAACGTTTAATCAATCGAATTTAGAAAAACTTTATAAAACCGTAGAAGGATTCAGATTTGTGCGGCAAACGAAATATCCTGAAATTTTGTTTACACAAGATTCTACCAAAGTGTATGTTTATTTAGAAAAAGCCAAAGCCAATCGATTTGATGGTTTTGTAGGTTTTAATAATGACGAGGGAGGAAAAATAAATTTTAATGGTTATGTTGATTTGCTTTTGCACAACCTTTTGAATTCCGGCGAACAGTTTTCGCTATTTTGGAAAAGCGACGGTAACGAACAAACTACGTTTAATGCCGGTTTGCAAATTCCGTATCTGTTTAAAAGTTCGTTGGGATTAAAAACGGAATTACAGATTTTTAAGCAAGACAGTACTTTTCAAAACACGCGTACTTCGATTGATTTGGGTTATCTTTTTACATATAATACGAGAGTTTATTTGGGTTATCAGTCCACCGAATCAAGTGATATTCAGAACACCAATTCGAGTTTTATTAGTGATTTTAAAAACTCGTTCGTAACCGGACAGTTTGAATATACCGATTTTAAAACCGATGATTTTTTGTTTCCGGAAAAAACTGCTTTGCATTTAAAAGTTGGTTTAGGAAGCAGGGATTCTAAAACCGATTCACAAAGTCAGTTGTTTGGTCAGTTAGAACTAAGGCATAACGTGTATTTGAACGCTAAAAACATTGTGCATCTGAAATCGCAAAGTTATTACCTCAAAAGCGATTCTTTTATTGTGAATGAATTGCATCGCTTTGGCGGAATTAATTCGATTCGGGGTTTTAATGAAAATAGTTTACAAGGAAATTTATTTTCGTCTATTCTAACGGAATACCGTTATGTTTTGTCTTCCGGAATGTATGTGCATTCGATTATTGATTATGGTTATTATCAGGATCAAACTACTGATTTTAGCGATTCGTTGCTTGGATTAGGTTTTGGTTTTGGACTTCTTACCAAAAATGGACTTTTTAATTTGGTTTATGCCAATGGTAGTGTGGGCAATCAGGAGATTAAACTCTCCAATTCGATTGTGCATATTAGTTTTAGGACAAATTTTTAG
- the rplP gene encoding 50S ribosomal protein L16 gives MLQPKRTKYRKVQKGRMKGDSQRGHELSNGMFGIKSMDSSFLTSRQIEAARIAATRFMKREGQLWIKIFPDKPITKKPLEVRMGKGKGAVEYWAAVVKPGRIMFEVGGVPLAVAKEALRLAAQKLPVKTKFVVARDFEA, from the coding sequence ATGTTACAGCCTAAAAGAACAAAATACCGTAAGGTACAAAAAGGTAGAATGAAAGGTGATTCTCAAAGAGGTCACGAGCTTTCAAATGGGATGTTCGGAATAAAATCAATGGATTCTTCGTTCTTAACTTCACGTCAAATCGAAGCAGCTCGTATTGCAGCTACTCGTTTTATGAAAAGAGAGGGACAATTATGGATCAAAATTTTCCCGGATAAACCAATCACTAAGAAGCCTCTTGAAGTACGTATGGGTAAAGGTAAAGGTGCAGTTGAATATTGGGCTGCCGTTGTTAAACCCGGAAGAATTATGTTTGAAGTAGGAGGAGTACCTTTGGCAGTTGCAAAAGAAGCGTTACGCTTAGCAGCCCAAAAGCTTCCTGTAAAAACTAAGTTTGTAGTTGCTAGAGATTTCGAAGCATAA
- the rpsQ gene encoding 30S ribosomal protein S17: MEEKRNLRKERIGVVTSNKMEKSIVVSETRKVKHPLYGKFVLKTKKYVAHDETNDCNIGDTVRISETRPLSKLKCWRLVEIIERAK, translated from the coding sequence ATGGAAGAAAAAAGAAATTTAAGAAAAGAGAGAATTGGTGTAGTTACTAGCAACAAAATGGAGAAATCTATCGTTGTTTCTGAAACAAGAAAAGTAAAACACCCATTATACGGTAAGTTCGTGTTAAAAACAAAGAAATACGTTGCACACGACGAAACAAACGACTGTAACATTGGAGACACTGTAAGAATTAGCGAAACGCGTCCTTTAAGTAAGTTAAAATGTTGGAGATTAGTTGAAATCATTGAAAGAGCGAAGTAA
- the rplN gene encoding 50S ribosomal protein L14, with translation MVQQESRLKVADNTGAKEVLTIRVLGGTKRRYASVGDKIVVSIKDATPNGNVKKGAVSTAVVVRTKKEVRRADGSYIRFDDNACVLLNAAGEMRGTRVFGPVARELREKQFMKIVSLAPEVL, from the coding sequence ATGGTACAACAGGAATCTAGATTAAAAGTAGCAGATAACACTGGAGCAAAAGAAGTTTTGACTATCCGTGTTTTAGGAGGAACGAAACGTCGTTATGCCTCTGTTGGAGATAAAATTGTAGTGTCAATAAAAGACGCAACACCAAACGGAAACGTAAAAAAAGGTGCTGTATCTACTGCAGTTGTTGTACGAACCAAAAAAGAAGTGAGAAGAGCTGATGGATCTTATATCCGTTTTGACGATAACGCATGTGTATTGTTAAACGCGGCAGGTGAAATGAGAGGTACTCGTGTTTTTGGTCCGGTTGCAAGAGAACTTCGTGAAAAACAATTCATGAAAATTGTATCATTAGCACCTGAAGTGCTTTAA
- the rpsC gene encoding 30S ribosomal protein S3: MGQKTNPIGNRLGIIRGWDSNWYGGNDYGDKIAEDYKIRKYIHARLSKASVSKVIIERTLKLVTVTITTARPGIIIGKGGQEVDKLKEELKKITDKEVQINIFEIKRPELDAYLVATSIARQIESRISYRRAIKMAIAAAMRMNAEGIKVLISGRLNGAEMARSEGFKEGRIPLSTFRADIDYALAEAHTTYGRMGIKVWIMKGEVYGKRDLSPLVGMDKKQAGGGGNKGGDAPRGGKPNGKSNPRKRK, from the coding sequence ATGGGACAAAAGACAAATCCAATAGGAAACAGACTTGGGATCATCAGAGGATGGGATTCAAACTGGTATGGTGGAAATGATTACGGTGATAAAATTGCCGAAGATTATAAAATCAGAAAGTACATCCATGCTCGTTTATCAAAAGCTAGTGTATCAAAAGTAATCATCGAGAGAACTTTAAAACTTGTAACCGTTACTATCACTACAGCCAGACCTGGTATTATTATCGGAAAAGGTGGACAAGAGGTAGACAAGTTGAAAGAAGAACTTAAGAAAATTACTGACAAAGAGGTTCAAATTAACATCTTTGAAATTAAAAGACCTGAGTTAGATGCTTATTTAGTTGCAACAAGTATCGCTCGTCAAATCGAAAGCCGTATTTCATACAGAAGAGCTATTAAAATGGCTATCGCAGCAGCAATGCGTATGAATGCAGAAGGTATTAAAGTTTTGATTTCCGGTCGTTTGAATGGTGCTGAAATGGCTCGTTCAGAAGGTTTCAAAGAAGGTAGAATTCCTCTATCAACTTTCAGAGCCGACATTGATTATGCTTTGGCTGAAGCTCACACTACGTATGGTAGAATGGGTATCAAAGTATGGATCATGAAAGGTGAAGTTTACGGAAAGAGAGATCTTTCTCCATTAGTAGGCATGGACAAAAAACAAGCCGGTGGTGGTGGTAACAAAGGTGGTGATGCTCCAAGAGGAGGAAAACCAAACGGAAAATCAAACCCACGTAAAAGAAAGTAA
- the fusA gene encoding elongation factor G: MARDLKYTRNIGIAAHIDAGKTTTTERILFYTGKSHKIGEVHDGAATMDWMAQEQERGITITSAATTCEWNFPTNQGKPTAESKPYHFNIIDTPGHVDFTVEVNRSLRVLDGLVFLFSAVDGVEPQSETNWRLADQYRVPRMGFVNKMDRQGSNFLGVCQQVRDMLKSNAVAITLPIGDEIDFKGVVDLVKNQAIVWHDETQGATFDIVDIPADMVDEVKQYRSILIEAVADYDENLLDKYMEDENSITEDEINNALRAATIDMAIIPMIAGSSFKNKGVQFMLDAVCKYLPSPMDKEGIVGINPDDKDLLEEDQRKILRKPDVKEPFAALAFKIATDPYVGRLAFFRAYSGRLDAGSYVLNTRSDNKERISRIYQMHANKQNPIEYIEAGDIGAAVGFKDIKTGDTLCDEKHPIILESMKFPDPVIGIAIEPKTKADVDKMGMALAKLAEEDPTFTVRTDEASGQTIISGMGELHLDILVDRMKREFKVEVNQGEPQVEYKEAFTKSAQHRETYKKQSGGRGKFGDIVFKLGPADEVDGKPFVGLQFVNEVKGGNVPKEYIPSVEKGFREAMKAGPLAGYTVDSLKVTLLDGSFHPVDSDALSFELAAKMGYKEVAKAAGAVILEPIMKIEVITPEENMGDIVGDLNRRRGQVNDMGDRNGAKTIKANVPLSEMFGYVTTLRTLSSGRATSTMEFSHYEQTPSNISEEVIKKAKGNA, from the coding sequence ATGGCTAGAGATTTAAAATACACAAGAAATATCGGAATTGCAGCTCACATTGATGCAGGTAAAACTACAACAACAGAGCGTATTCTATTTTATACCGGAAAATCACACAAAATTGGTGAAGTACACGATGGTGCTGCAACAATGGACTGGATGGCACAAGAGCAAGAAAGAGGTATTACCATTACTTCTGCTGCAACTACTTGTGAATGGAATTTTCCAACCAATCAAGGAAAACCAACAGCGGAATCAAAACCGTATCACTTTAATATTATTGATACTCCCGGACACGTGGATTTTACCGTTGAGGTAAATCGTTCACTTCGTGTACTTGACGGCTTAGTATTCTTGTTTAGTGCAGTGGATGGTGTTGAGCCACAATCTGAAACAAACTGGAGACTTGCTGATCAATACCGAGTACCAAGAATGGGATTTGTTAACAAAATGGACCGTCAAGGGTCTAACTTCTTAGGGGTTTGTCAACAAGTTAGAGATATGTTGAAATCAAATGCGGTTGCAATCACATTGCCAATCGGAGATGAAATCGATTTTAAAGGAGTTGTGGATTTAGTTAAAAACCAAGCTATTGTTTGGCATGACGAAACACAAGGAGCAACTTTTGATATCGTTGATATTCCAGCTGATATGGTTGACGAAGTAAAACAATACCGTTCCATTCTTATTGAAGCGGTTGCGGATTATGATGAAAACTTGTTAGACAAGTATATGGAGGACGAAAACTCTATTACTGAAGACGAAATTAACAATGCATTACGTGCAGCAACAATCGACATGGCTATCATTCCTATGATTGCCGGATCTTCTTTCAAAAACAAAGGAGTTCAGTTTATGTTAGATGCTGTTTGTAAATATTTACCATCTCCAATGGATAAAGAAGGTATTGTTGGGATTAACCCTGACGATAAAGATTTATTGGAAGAAGATCAAAGAAAAATTTTACGTAAACCGGATGTTAAAGAGCCATTCGCTGCTTTGGCATTTAAAATTGCTACTGACCCTTATGTTGGTCGTTTAGCTTTCTTCCGTGCCTATTCAGGTCGTTTAGATGCAGGTTCTTACGTATTAAATACTCGTTCAGACAACAAAGAGCGAATTTCACGTATCTATCAAATGCACGCCAACAAACAAAACCCAATCGAATATATCGAAGCAGGTGACATTGGTGCAGCAGTAGGATTTAAGGATATCAAAACAGGAGATACATTGTGTGATGAAAAACACCCAATCATTCTTGAGTCAATGAAATTCCCTGATCCGGTAATTGGTATCGCGATTGAGCCTAAAACAAAAGCTGACGTTGATAAAATGGGTATGGCTTTAGCTAAATTGGCTGAAGAAGATCCAACATTTACGGTTAGAACAGATGAAGCTTCCGGACAAACTATCATTTCAGGAATGGGAGAGTTACACTTAGACATTCTTGTAGATCGTATGAAAAGAGAATTCAAAGTTGAAGTTAACCAAGGTGAGCCACAAGTAGAATATAAAGAAGCTTTCACAAAATCAGCACAACACAGAGAAACTTACAAAAAGCAATCGGGTGGACGTGGTAAATTTGGTGATATCGTATTCAAACTTGGGCCAGCTGACGAAGTTGACGGAAAACCATTTGTAGGTCTTCAGTTTGTGAATGAAGTAAAAGGAGGTAACGTTCCTAAAGAATATATCCCTTCAGTTGAAAAAGGTTTCAGAGAAGCTATGAAAGCAGGACCTCTTGCAGGTTATACTGTAGATAGTTTAAAAGTTACACTTTTAGACGGATCTTTCCACCCTGTGGATTCGGATGCATTATCTTTCGAATTGGCTGCAAAAATGGGTTACAAAGAGGTTGCTAAGGCTGCCGGAGCTGTAATTCTTGAGCCAATCATGAAAATCGAAGTAATTACTCCGGAAGAAAACATGGGTGATATCGTAGGAGATTTGAACAGAAGAAGAGGTCAAGTGAATGATATGGGCGACAGAAATGGAGCTAAAACTATCAAAGCAAATGTGCCTTTATCTGAAATGTTTGGTTATGTAACTACTTTAAGAACATTGTCTTCTGGTAGAGCAACTTCAACAATGGAATTTTCACATTACGAACAAACTCCTTCAAACATCTCTGAAGAAGTTATCAAAAAAGCAAAAGGTAACGCTTAA
- the rpsS gene encoding 30S ribosomal protein S19: protein MARSLKKGPFVHYKLDKKVLENIEKSNKAVIKTWSRASMITPDFVGQTIAVHNGRQFVPVYVTENMVGHKLGEFSPTRSFRGHAGAKNKGKK, encoded by the coding sequence ATGGCACGTTCATTAAAAAAAGGACCATTTGTACATTACAAATTAGATAAAAAAGTTCTAGAGAATATCGAGAAATCAAACAAAGCAGTGATCAAAACTTGGTCAAGAGCTTCAATGATTACACCGGACTTCGTAGGACAAACTATCGCAGTACACAATGGTCGTCAGTTTGTTCCAGTTTATGTAACTGAAAACATGGTAGGACACAAGTTAGGAGAATTTTCACCAACAAGATCATTTAGAGGTCATGCCGGTGCTAAAAATAAAGGTAAAAAATAA
- the rpsG gene encoding 30S ribosomal protein S7, whose product MRKRQAKKRPLLPDPKFNDQLVTRFVNNLMWDGKKSTAFKVFYDALEIVETKKQDAEKSALEVWKDGLTNVMPHVEVRSRRVGGATFQIPMQIRPDRKISYAIKWMILYARRRNEKSMAAKLASEILAAAKEEGAAVKKRMDTHKMAEANKAFSHFRF is encoded by the coding sequence ATGAGAAAAAGACAGGCCAAAAAAAGACCTCTTTTACCAGATCCAAAATTCAATGATCAATTGGTAACACGTTTTGTAAACAACTTAATGTGGGATGGTAAGAAATCTACCGCTTTCAAAGTATTCTATGATGCTTTAGAAATAGTAGAAACAAAAAAGCAAGATGCTGAAAAATCTGCTTTAGAAGTATGGAAAGATGGTTTAACAAACGTTATGCCACACGTAGAAGTTCGTTCACGTAGAGTGGGTGGAGCTACCTTCCAAATTCCAATGCAAATTCGTCCGGATAGAAAGATTTCCTACGCTATCAAATGGATGATTCTTTATGCAAGAAGAAGAAACGAAAAATCAATGGCAGCTAAATTAGCTTCAGAAATTTTGGCAGCAGCTAAAGAAGAAGGAGCAGCAGTTAAGAAAAGAATGGACACGCACAAAATGGCAGAAGCTAACAAAGCGTTCTCTCACTTTAGATTTTAA
- the rplD gene encoding 50S ribosomal protein L4 has protein sequence MEVKVLDINGKETGRKVQLSDAVFAIEPNKHAIYLDVKQYLANQRQGTHKAKERAEVTGSTRKIKKQKGTGTARAGSIKNPLFKGGGRVFGPRPRSYSFKLNKTLKRLARKSAFSQKVKDSELVVVEDFNFETPSTKNFITVLKALGLENKKSLIVLGDTNKNVYLSSRNLKASNVVTSSELSTYAILNANKLVLLESSLEGIEENLSK, from the coding sequence ATGGAAGTAAAAGTTTTAGATATCAACGGAAAAGAAACAGGCAGAAAAGTTCAACTTTCTGACGCTGTTTTCGCTATCGAGCCTAATAAACATGCTATCTATCTTGATGTAAAGCAATATCTTGCCAACCAAAGACAAGGTACTCACAAAGCAAAAGAGAGAGCAGAAGTAACAGGAAGTACTCGAAAAATTAAGAAACAAAAAGGAACGGGTACAGCTCGTGCCGGTAGTATTAAGAATCCATTGTTCAAAGGTGGAGGTAGAGTTTTCGGTCCAAGACCAAGAAGCTATTCTTTCAAATTGAACAAAACTTTAAAAAGATTAGCTCGTAAATCGGCCTTCTCTCAAAAAGTAAAAGATTCAGAATTAGTAGTAGTTGAAGATTTTAATTTTGAAACACCAAGCACTAAGAATTTTATTACAGTTCTGAAAGCCTTAGGGTTAGAAAATAAAAAATCTTTAATTGTGTTGGGTGATACAAATAAAAATGTATATTTGTCGTCACGCAATTTAAAGGCTTCTAATGTGGTAACTAGCTCAGAATTAAGTACTTATGCGATTTTAAACGCAAATAAATTAGTGCTTTTAGAGAGTTCTTTAGAAGGAATTGAAGAAAATTTAAGTAAATAA
- the rplB gene encoding 50S ribosomal protein L2, whose product MSVRKLKPITPGQRFRVVNGFDAITTDKPEKSLLAPKNNSGGRNSQGKMTMRYTGGGHKQKYRIIDFKRTKVGIPATVKSIEYDPNRTAFIALLAYADGAKTYVIAQNGLNVGQTVTSGEEASPEIGNALPLSKIPLGTVISCIELRPGQGAIIARSAGTFAQLMARDGKYATIKMPSGETRLILLTCMATIGAVSNSDHQLIVSGKAGRSRWLGRRPRTRPVAMNPVDHPMGGGEGRSSGGHPRSRNGIPAKGYRTRSKVSPSNKYIVERRKK is encoded by the coding sequence ATGTCAGTTAGAAAATTAAAACCTATTACCCCGGGTCAGCGTTTTAGAGTTGTGAATGGTTTTGACGCCATCACGACTGATAAGCCGGAAAAGTCATTATTGGCACCGAAAAATAACTCAGGAGGTAGAAATAGTCAAGGAAAAATGACCATGCGTTACACAGGCGGTGGTCACAAACAAAAGTATCGTATCATTGATTTCAAAAGAACTAAAGTAGGAATTCCTGCTACAGTTAAATCAATTGAGTATGATCCAAACAGAACAGCATTTATCGCTTTGTTAGCTTATGCAGATGGTGCTAAAACCTATGTGATTGCACAAAACGGTTTAAATGTTGGTCAAACAGTAACTTCAGGTGAAGAAGCATCTCCGGAAATCGGAAATGCACTTCCTTTAAGTAAAATTCCATTAGGAACTGTAATTTCTTGTATTGAGTTACGTCCGGGTCAAGGAGCTATCATTGCTCGTTCGGCCGGAACATTTGCTCAATTAATGGCAAGAGATGGAAAATATGCCACTATCAAAATGCCTTCTGGCGAAACAAGATTAATCTTGTTGACTTGTATGGCTACTATTGGTGCAGTGTCTAACTCAGATCATCAGTTGATTGTTTCCGGTAAAGCCGGTAGATCAAGATGGTTAGGAAGAAGACCAAGAACAAGACCAGTTGCAATGAACCCTGTCGATCACCCAATGGGTGGAGGTGAAGGACGTTCTTCTGGAGGTCACCCACGCTCTAGAAACGGTATTCCTGCAAAAGGATACAGAACCCGTTCTAAAGTGAGCCCAAGTAATAAGTATATTGTTGAACGCAGAAAGAAATAA
- the rpsJ gene encoding 30S ribosomal protein S10 → MSQKIRIKLKSYDHMLVDKSAEKIVKTVKSTGAVVTGPIPLPTHKKIFTVLRSPHVNKKAREQFEVSSYKRLLDIYSSSSKTIDALMKLELPSGVEVEIKV, encoded by the coding sequence ATGAGTCAAAAAATCAGAATAAAATTAAAATCTTACGATCACATGTTGGTGGATAAATCAGCAGAAAAAATCGTAAAAACGGTAAAAAGTACCGGAGCTGTGGTAACTGGACCAATTCCATTACCTACGCACAAAAAAATATTCACAGTATTACGTTCTCCACACGTTAACAAAAAAGCGAGAGAGCAGTTTGAAGTGAGTTCATACAAAAGATTGTTAGATATCTATTCTTCTTCTTCTAAAACTATTGATGCTCTAATGAAATTAGAGTTACCAAGTGGTGTAGAAGTTGAAATCAAAGTGTGA
- the rplV gene encoding 50S ribosomal protein L22, which produces MGVRKRETADARKEANKSIAFAKLNNCPTSPRKMRLVADLVRGQKVERALNLLRFSQKEASRKLEKLLLSAIANWQAKNAEASIEEAALFIKEIRVDGGMMLKRLRPAPQGRAHRIRKRSNHVTIVLGASNNTQSN; this is translated from the coding sequence ATGGGAGTTCGTAAAAGAGAAACAGCAGATGCGAGAAAAGAGGCTAATAAGTCTATAGCTTTCGCGAAATTGAATAACTGCCCTACTTCACCTAGAAAAATGCGCTTGGTTGCAGACTTGGTAAGAGGTCAGAAAGTGGAAAGAGCACTAAATTTATTACGATTTAGTCAAAAAGAAGCTTCAAGAAAACTAGAGAAATTGTTGTTATCAGCTATCGCCAACTGGCAAGCTAAAAACGCAGAAGCTAGTATTGAAGAAGCAGCTTTATTTATAAAAGAGATCAGAGTTGACGGTGGAATGATGTTAAAAAGACTTCGTCCGGCTCCTCAAGGTCGTGCACACAGAATCAGAAAACGTTCAAATCACGTTACAATCGTGCTTGGAGCTAGTAATAACACACAAAGCAATTAA
- the rplW gene encoding 50S ribosomal protein L23 — translation MSIIIKPIITEKITKQSELNNRYGFVVDKKANKIQIRNAVEAAYGVKIIAINTMNVRPDRSVKYTKSGMISAKTNSFKKAIVQVQEGETIDFYNNI, via the coding sequence ATGAGTATCATAATTAAACCTATCATAACTGAAAAAATCACGAAGCAAAGTGAATTAAACAATCGTTATGGTTTTGTAGTGGACAAGAAAGCAAACAAAATTCAAATCAGAAATGCTGTGGAAGCAGCTTATGGAGTGAAAATTATTGCTATCAACACTATGAATGTTAGACCAGACCGTTCTGTAAAATATACTAAAAGTGGAATGATTAGTGCTAAAACGAATTCTTTCAAGAAAGCAATCGTACAAGTACAAGAAGGAGAAACAATTGATTTTTACAACAATATCTAA
- the rpmC gene encoding 50S ribosomal protein L29, giving the protein MKQSEIISLSVAELQEQLSQSRKTYADLKTTHTISPIQNPLQIRAMRRTIARLVTELSKRELQ; this is encoded by the coding sequence ATGAAACAATCAGAAATTATAAGTCTATCTGTAGCTGAGTTACAAGAACAACTTAGTCAGTCAAGAAAAACGTATGCCGACCTAAAAACGACTCATACTATATCTCCAATTCAAAATCCGCTTCAAATTAGAGCGATGAGAAGAACAATTGCGAGATTAGTTACTGAGCTAAGTAAAAGAGAGTTACAATAA
- the rpsL gene encoding 30S ribosomal protein S12, producing the protein MPTIQQLVRTGRAQITKKSKSAALDSCPQRRGVCTRVYTTTPKKPNSAMRKVARVRLTNGNEVNAYIPGEGHNLQEHSIVLVRGGRVKDLPGVRYHIVRGALDTAGVAGRTQRRSKYGAKRPKPGQAAAPAKKK; encoded by the coding sequence ATGCCAACAATTCAACAATTAGTAAGAACAGGGAGAGCCCAAATAACTAAGAAGAGTAAATCGGCTGCTTTAGATTCTTGTCCTCAAAGAAGAGGTGTGTGTACTCGTGTTTATACAACGACTCCAAAAAAACCAAACTCAGCGATGAGAAAAGTTGCAAGGGTTCGTTTAACAAACGGAAACGAGGTAAATGCATACATTCCTGGAGAAGGGCACAATCTACAAGAGCACTCGATAGTATTAGTTAGAGGCGGAAGGGTAAAAGATTTACCAGGTGTTAGATACCATATCGTACGTGGTGCGTTAGATACTGCTGGAGTAGCAGGTCGTACGCAACGTCGTTCAAAATATGGAGCAAAACGTCCTAAACCAGGTCAAGCAGCTGCACCCGCAAAGAAAAAGTAA